The genomic region GCCCGACCTTGTCTCAACCTTCGCCCGCACGGTCATTCCGGTGATGGTGCGGATGACGCCGGTCCCGAACTTGAGCGGCACTCGGAACTCCTCGTCGGTGAAGGTCGGTTCTACCTCAAGAAGGCGAATGTCTGACTGCACGAGAAATCACCTTTGCGATGTCGGATTCGTGTTGGCACCAACCTAATTCCCCACAGGCAGCCCCAGACCTTGCCGCCCATACCAGGGGGCAGGGACGTCGCCGCATGTCCCCGGGGGATCCGAAGCGCACCGGCTTCCGGCTGAGCACGCTTCTCTCCCGCTCCTGGCTGGCCTTGGTGCTGCTGTGTGCCCTATGTTGCGCCGATGAGCCGGCTAGTCTCGCGCCGGTTGCCGTCTGCGGTCGTGCCCTGGCGCCTCCGACCATCGACGGCAACCTCAACGAGCCGGCCTGGCGTAACGCCGCGATGTTGGCCCCCTTCGTCCTCGTCGCCACCCATGAGCTACCGACGCAGGCCACGACCTGCCGGGTCATGCGCGATGCCACGCGCATCTACCTCGGCTTCGACTGCTCCGAGGCGAAGATGCCGTCGCTATCCATGGTTACCACCGAGCGTGACGATGCCCACGCCTGGATGGACGACTGCGTGCATGTCTTCCTCGCGCCTCTCGACCCGCGCCACACCTACTATCACTTTGTGGTGACCGCCAACAACACCGTCTTCGATGAGAGGGCGCTGGAGGACGGCCAGGAGCGCCAGCCCTGGTGGAACGCCGACGTGGTCACAGCCACCCGTCGCGGCACCGACCACTGGACCTGCGAGATGTCCATCCTCCTGGAAGACCTCTATGAGGGACAGCCGCCGCAGGATAGCTGGTGGTTCAGCGCCTCGCGGGCCGAGCATCCCCACGCTGAGTGGTCCAGTTGGTCCCTGCTGAATGCCGGCTTCCACGAGTTTACGAACTTCGGCCACTTGCTGTGGACCGACGAACCCACGGTCACCAGCCTTGAGTTGCCCGCGCCCTTTGTCGGACGCAACGAGTACCGCATCAGCCTCGGCCAGGCCTCACGCAGCTACATCACCGAGCTCCAGGTCATCCGTGACTTCCAGGTGTTCCCAAAGCTCCCGCTGCGTATGACCGGCGGGGCAAGCGCCTCCTACGGCTATGATCTCCAGGAAGAGGGCGACGCCGCTGTTCGTCTGATTGTACGCCGCGAAGACAGCCACGATCTGCTCTACGCCAGCCCGCCGGTGTCCTTCTCCGTGCCCCGTGTGCGTGGCCTGGTCGAGGAGATGGGTGCTCGGCTGGCCTCGGCAGCCTTCACGGTGTCCGCCGCTCCCGATAGCCCCTTGCGGCGCCAGGTGACTGGCGAAGTCAGCCGCCTGCGAGACGAAACTCGTGCCCTCGGAGTGGCCGCCGACAAGCTCGCCCGCAGCGCCAGGGTTCCTCGCGATCGCTGGGAGGAGCTCCATCGCCGTGCGGCGACCCTTGCCCCGCAGGCACGAATCGCGGAGCTGAGAGGTCTGCTCGTATCCAGGGGTGCCGGCAGCATGCCCAGCTTCGGCCTGGGTGTCGCCAACTCCCTGCAGAAGCTATCACCGCAGGACGTGGGGTATTCCCTGTCTGACGAGCTACAACTGCACTCCTGTCGACAGGAGCGTGAGTCCGGTCAGGTCGTCGTCGTCTCGGTCGGGAAGCCGGTCAAGAACGCCAGGGTGCAGTGGACAGGCCTGCGCGGACCGGGCGACGCCCGCATCGACCACGACGCCATTGAGATCCACCGGGTCGGCTGGGTCAACACCCGGCAGCCGCTCTACCAGGTAGAGAGGGTCGGACGCTGGCCGGATCCGCTGCTTCCGCCGGAGCCCTTCGACGTGCCCGCCCAGGAGATACAACCCCTGTGGGTAACCGTCACCGTGCCCGCCGATGCAGTGCCGGGGCAGTACACCGGAACTCTCACCGTTACCGCCGAGGGCGACGCCCCGCAGACCGTGAAGCTCTCCCTTGAGGTCTGGGACATCCAGCTTCCGCTCCATGGCAAGTTCCGCACCGGCTTCGGCACCGTCATCCGTGGCGACGCCAGCCAATGGTATGGCCTGCGGGGCGACCCGCCGGAGGACTTCCGCCACAAGTTCTACAGCGTCCTGCTGCGCAACCGCATCAATCCGGCCAGCCTGTACATCCAGGAGGTCTGGCCGCTGTGGAGCGACTTCGACTGGTGCTATGAGCGGGGTCTCAATGCGCTGAGTCTGGGGAGCCTGCAAGTCGCCGACACGCGACGCCTGATGGACATGGCCGAGATCGCAGAGCGCCTCAAGCAGCGGAACCTGCTCGACATGGCCTACGTGTACGGCTATGGCGACCTGTCCGAGGAAGAGGTGGGCCTGGCGCGCGAGGGCTTCAGCAAGGTGCGACGCGCTCTCCCTGGTCTGCGTCGAGCTAGCCCGGTGGCGCCGAACAAGGCCCTGTGGAACTACGTGAACCTCTGGGGAACGCTGACCTCGGAGTTCGACCCGGTCAGCGCTGCTCGTCGTCAGCGCCTGGGCGAGGACATCTGGTGGTACGTCTGCTGCGGCCCACGGCACCCCTACGCCAACTTCTTCATCGACTACCCGGCCACCGACGCGCGGACCCTCTTCTGGGCCGCCTACAAGTACGGCATCAGCGGCTTCTTCTACTACGAGGTCGCCATGTGGGCCTCGAACATGCTGACGCAGGACATCGGTGACCCGAGCATCGTCATCCATGAAGACCCGGCCGCCCTGGAAGCGATCAAGGACGGCCACCGATGGCCTGACGTGCCCTGGAACTCCTATACCTTCAGCCGCTACAACGGGGACGGTCTGCTGATCTACCCGGGGCCGAACGAGACGCCGCTGCCGAGTCTGCGGCTGGAGGTGATCCGCGATGGCATCGAGGATTACGAGTTGTTGGCTCTGCTCGAGGGCCTGGCACGCAAGCTGAAGACTCTCGACCCCCAGGGCGCCCACGCCTACCTGGTCGATGAGGCCATGCGGCTTGCAGCAGTCAGCCCCCAGGTGGTGCGCGACCTCACCCACTTCACCTCCGATCCCAACGTGATCGCCGGCGAGCGCGAACGTGTCGCGAACCAGGTGCTCCGCTTGCAGCGCGTGGTGTCACAGCTCGAGGAAGAGCGCGCTCAACAGCCCTGACGCACGCCCCTCCCAAGTGACCGCACATACACAACAGGCGGCACCCCACTGGGGGAGTGCCGCCGAAAGATACTGCCGAGACGACGGGGATCCAGACCTGAGGACTAGCCCTTGGTGGCCTGAAGTGCCGCTGCGCGCTTCATAAGACGTGACTTCCGCCGTGCGGCCGCACCCTTATGGAGGATGTTGCGCTTGGCAGCCTTGTCGATAGCCTTCTGCGCCGCGGCCATGGCAGCCGCCAGATCCTCGGCGCTACCTGCCTTGGCAACGTCCAGCGCCGCACGGGAGGCCAGCTTGATGGCCTTCTTCTTGGCGCGGTTCTGATCCCGCCTCTTGAGCGACTGTCGCAGAGCCTTCCTGGATGACGGAAGCTGTGGCATGAGACCTCTCCCATCCGACGCAATTCGAACCAAGCCCCCTAGGGACAATAAGCCGCCGGCTCTGTTGCCTCCGGCGCCCCTGGTTGCTCGGTAGCACGTGGCCTGTAAGTGGGTCGTAATATAACACAAACCTCGCCCCAACGCAAGGTTTCGCGACCTTCGGGCAGGACAAGGGGCTCCCGGCGGGGAATAGACCGTACCAGCCGCAGGTGACCTCCGCCGCCGGTCTGCGGCGCGAGTCCATCTCTGACGCCTGAACCAGAGGGCGTCGGCAGGCGTCCCCACAGACACAAGAGGCTTCGCCGGGCTGTGTCTCTCTTGCCGCACGGCCCTTATAGTGACGAGGGGTGAGACGATGTCCCTACGAAAGCTGCTGCCCATCTTCTGTCTTCTGACCGTGGTGAGTGTGGCCGTCGCCCAGGAAGCGCCCACCTCAGCAGGACCAAAGGGCTACCGGTTCCTCCGGACCATCGGTGCTGCCGGAGCTGGAGCCCTCGACCGCGTGCTTGATCTCACCGCAGACAAGTACGGCAACCTCTATGTCGTCCAGAACCCCGGAAGCTCCACCTTCCGCATCGATATCTTCCAGCGCAAGGGCACCTTCTACGGCAACTTCATGGAGAGCGCCGAGGAAACCGAGGCCGAGACCGCTGCCGCCGCCAAGGACGCGAAGGCCAAGCCTGGCGAGATCCGTCGCCCGAGCTGCATCGCCACCGACAAGGACGACCGCTTGCTGATCGGCACTGAAGCCGACGGCGTCCTCGTCTTCGATGCGGAGGGCAGCTTCAGCAGCAAGCTCGGCGAGGGCCAGGGACTGACCAAGATCCGTGCCTTGCGCACCGATCCTGCCGGCAACGTCTACGTGTCTGCGCCCTCACGGACCTCCTCACTCTTCCGCTATGACTCCTCCGGGAAGCTCACCCTTGAGTACCCCCGGGAAGCCGTTCGCCAGGCTCCGGAGTCGATCGCGGTGGACGAGAAGGGCTTCGTCTACCTCGTCGATTCAGAGGCCGGAATCGTGCGCATCACCCCGGAGGGCAAGCGCGACCCGGCCTACAAATCGCCCATACCCGGCTATGTGACCCGCGATGACGTGGCGGGCATCCGCCTGGCCTGCGACGCCAAGGGCAATGTCGTGGCTGCCTATCCTTCGAGCCGCCAGGGAGGCTCCTTCGTCGCCGTCCTGACCCCGCAGGGCACGGTGGCACAGAAGGCCAAGCAGATCCCCGGAACCGTCGAAGCCGCCCTGGGGACTCCCGACGGTTTCGCCTACATCGCCGCTGAAGGCCTCTTCTCTCAGAACCCGGCCATGGCCCGGCAGGCGCGCATCACCCGGGTCATGCTCTACAAATCCGATGGCACCGAAGTCCTCCGCTACGGCGCCGACGCCATGCCCGGACGTTTCGGCAAGATCGCTTGCCTGGCTCCCATATCCTCAGCTCTTGGCGGCGACCTGATCGTCCTCGACCGCACCGGCGTCATGCATCAGATGACCAAAGACGGCCAGGCGAGAGGCATTTTCGCCCATGCCTGGCCCTGTATCGTCGTTGTCGGCCCCGACCGTGGCGCCTTCCAGATCACCGGCGCGCAGTTCAACCTGCTGAGCTTCCGCGGCAAGCGCACCAAGTGGCAGACCCTCCGAGCCGCGGAGACCGGTGGCAGCGCCGTCCGTGTCACCGACGCCGTGGCCGACTTCGCGACCCAGACCCTCTACTGCGTCGACCAGGCCTCCCAGCGTATCGTCAAGCTGGATTTCGACTTCAACTACAAGGGCGAGATCCGCACCTTCGGCACCAACGACAAGTTCCGCTATCCCTCCGGCGTGGCACTCTCGCCGGACGGCAACACCCTCTATGTCACCGAGTTCGGCGGCACGCAGCGTCTCCTCGCGCTTGACGCCAAGGCCGGCTCCCTCAAGTCTGAGCTGGCCAAGGGGCTGCAGGCACCGATGGTGCCCCGGGTAGGTCCGGATGGCGGCATCTTCGTCGTGGAGATGCGCGGCAAGCGCGTCCTGAAGTACAGCCCCACCGGCGAGAAGCTCGCTGAGTTCGCGGAGGCCGGGAAGACCAAGTTCGAGTCACCTGCCGCCGTCGCAGTAGGCCCTGACGGAACGGTCTACATCGGCGACAACGCCACTTCCCTGGTCTACGTCTTCGTCCCCGGTCAGGGGTAGCCCGAGCGTCGAGTACAGATCAGCACAAAGGGCCCGCGCACAGAAGTCTGTGTGGCGGGCCCTTTCCGTTCCTTCTGGACTGTCTCCGTCCGTAGCCGCCAGACCTACCAGTCCTCGTCCTCCTCGGCACGTGGAAGGCCTGACAGGATCGCCACTAACAGCCCGCCGCCAGACAGCACCCCGATCACGGTCAGGGGAAGCATCACGGGCATTGAATCCACCAGCATATACCCGGCGAAGATCCCCGGGATGGTGCAGAGGCCGTAGGCCGGCCAGGCGATGCGGCGCAGCGTGCGAGCGTCGGTTATGGCCTCCTTGTCCACCTGCACGAAGAGCTCACCCTCAACGCTGGTCGTCGATCCCGGGAGCGCCAGGAACTCCCCCTTGGCCCTGTGAACCAGATTGGCGCCCCGGATCCCGAGGTAGGCCAGTGCCGCCGCTGTGAGGCCTGCTCCGACGTACACCTGATAGCGAGCCGTCGCACCGGGCAGCGGCTCCCATAGCCCCCAGAACTCAAGCAACCCGAGCCCTGCGGCTGCGGCAGCGAACAGAATCAGACAAGCAAGCAGCCATTCCAGAGGGCGTGGCTTCTCATACTGGTCCGTCGCCATGGTCCCGCGACGGTGCCGCTGCTGGATGTCCGCGGAGTGCAGCGCTAGTCCGAAGAGGCAGAAGGCCCACAGAGCGGCTCCGAAGATGAGTTGGTTCACCAAGCACCCTCCGCTATCGGATGGATCACTGAGAATGGCCCGGAGAGGTCGACCAACCACAACGCTCCCACTCGCGCAGAAAGCACCCGAGCGTTGGGTCGTCATACACGACGAAATCGACCAGCTCCAGCGAGCTCTCCTCGTGCTGCTCGAGGTAGGCCCGGGCAGTTGCCAGCAGAATCTGCGCGCACCGCTCCTTGGGGAAGCCGAAGATCCCCGAGCTGATCGCTGGGATCGATATGCTGCTCAGCGCGAGTTCCTCGGCTCTCTGCAGGCTCGACTTTACTGCGCTCGCCAACTTCCCATCGCCCTGCGGATCGGAGCCACGGGGCCCTACGGCGTGAATAACGTAGCGGGCGGCGAGCTTGCCGCCGCCGGTAACAACCGCATCGCCCTCAGCGCAGAACCCGATCTCCTCGGACTCGCGCTGAATCTCGTAGCCTCCCCGCCGAACGATGGCGGCAGCTACTCCTCCTCCGTGGAGCAGGCGCGAGTTGGCTGCGTTCACAATAGCGTCCGTCTCGGCGAGTGTGATGTCACCTTGTAGAAGCCGAATCTGACGAGTCCCCACCTGATGGGCACAGACGGCCTTGTTCATGGCAGTTCCCCCCTGTGGTACTTCATACAGGGTATCGGTTCGCCATGCTCCGGCCCTTCCCTTCATGCAACTCCCACTTCGTCCAGTAGCCTGCACACAAGGCGGAACTCCAGCCTCGTCATGTCCTCCCTCGACGCTCGCCCAGTCCTGAAGCCGAGTATACCCGCCGACACCTCTGCTCCACACCACCTTCCGCTGAGAGGGTGGCGCTCTCAAAGACCATCGCGCCCTGTGGGGCAGGGATTACCAGCCCCTCCGGGAATAGAACCTCCAGCCGCGCCACTGACTCACCTGCTGGTCGTCAATCAAGGGAGGACAGGACGCATGGTCAGGCCAATCCTCTGTGCAACGGTGCTTATCCTCTCGGTTAGTGCCTTCGCGACCCCCTTGACCCTGGCTCGCGACGGCAAACCGACTGCGACAATCGTCATCCCCGACAAAGCAGACGCCAAGATCCGAGCCGCTGCCCTGGACCTGCAGCACTACGTCAAGGCCCTCTGTGACGTTGAGCTTCCTCTCGCCACCGACGGCAAGCGCGTGCAAGGAACCGGCATCTACGTCGGCGTCTGCGAGCCGACTTCCGAGGGCGACCTGCCCGACAAGACCCTCAACCCCGAGACCTACGCAATTCGGGTGCATGACGGCAACCTGTACCTCACCGGCCGCCAGCCGAGCCCGGTGTCCTTCGCCGTCTCCTCCTTCCTCGAGGACAACCTCGGTGTCCGCTGGTTCGCCCCCGGTTCGCTCTGGGAGTATGTGCCGCAGGGGAAGCCCGGCGAGCTGAGGGTCGAGGTCAAGGACCTGGTGAGTGTCCCCGGCACTTCGCCCCGCATCTGGTCCGGCCATGGCTGGACCGAGGAGTGGCGGGCCTGGGATCAGCGCAACAAGGCGGTCCTCAGCGAGATCGTCCCGCGGCGGCAGTTCCAGAACAACCTGTACCGTGTGTTCCCGCCCGAGAAGTACGCGACGACCCATCCCGAGTACTATCCCCTCATCAACGGCAAGCGCTGGATCCCGGGACCCGATGACCGCTACTGGCGGCCCTGCGAGAGCAATCCCGACGTGTTGCGCCTGACCGTCGAGTACGCCTGCAAGTGGTTCGACGACAATCCCACCGTCGACAGCTTCTCACTGGGCATGGACGATATCTCGCACCTGTGCAGTTGCCCGAACTGCCGGGCCCTGGACCCGCGTCCGGACTCCTACGAAAAGAAGGAGTTCTCCGACCGCCACTACAAGTTCGTCAACGCTGTTGCCCGCGAGGTCGCCAAGACGCATCCCGACCGCTACATCGGTACCCTTATCTATGCCATCGCCCGCAAGCCGCCGGAGACGGTTGACCGCCTCGAAGACAACGTCTTCGGCTTCATCACCCAGACTTGCGGTATGTGGTATCTCGATGGCCGCCAGGCCGAGGATGAGGCCGTCACCCGCGAATGGGCCCGGCGCTGCAAGCACCTGTCCCGCTACGACTACATCGGCTTTGGCACCATGACCCCGCGCGTGTTCCCTCATATGCTCGACCGGGCGATCAAATTCGACAAGTCCCTGGGCTTCGAGGGGATGTACACCGAGGTCTACGACTTCCTCCCGAACACCGCGCCGATGATCTGGGCGATGGCCAAGCTGGAATGGGACCACACCCTGAACCTTGACGACCTGCTCCAGGACTTCTATACCAAGATGTATGGCACCGCTGCGCCAATCATGAAGCAGTACTTCGACCTCCTTGAACGCTCCTACTACACCGACCGACCGGGGCACGGAGCCTGGGAGCACCGCAAGCTCTCCGTCCAGGCGGTAGCGCTCTCCGTCGAGGACCTCGACGAGGCCTTCCGTCTCCTCCAGCAGGCCACCAACGCTTCCGGTGATCCCGACGTCCAGGAGCGAATCTTCCAAAGCCGCCTGGGCCTGCAGTACGGGTCCTACGTCATCCGCGCAGCCGCGCTCTCCAAGCAGGCTCTGGCGGCTGCCGTCACCGACGAGAAGTCGGCGGAGTCGGCCCTGCAGTTTGCCGAGAGGATCTCCCAGCTCAGTGTCGAGCGCGAGAAGTTCTGGGCCGACATGCTCAAGATGGACGGCCTCGCGGGCGACAGTATCCGCGGACTGACCGGTCAGGGCTACCTCGTCGGCGGCCAGGCTCCCAGCCTGGAATCCGGCGGGACCGTCGCTGCCCTCAAGGTGCTTGCGTGGTACTCCGAGAACGCACCCGAGCGCGCCGCCCAGATTGCCCAGCGCATCTCCAATCTCGGCGGACCCGTCTCCGATGCGGTGAAGTCCTGGGTCTGGGCCCAGCAGACGAAACCGCAGAACCTCTCGCCGAACGGCGACTTCGAGGACCTCGGTACCAATACCCAGCCGGCTGAACAGGATTGGGCTACCGAGGGTGCGCCCAAGGGCTGGTCGACCTGGAGCTCCCTTGGTGATGCCCGCTTTGAGATCCTGGGCGGCAAGGGGCACCAGGGGTCCGTTGGGGCCTCCATAGCCGGAAGCAAAGCCTCTGCCTGCTACCTGCAGACAGTCCCCGTCAAGGCGGACGAACGGTATCTGTGCGTCGCCTGGATGAAGGGCGACCCCGCCGGCGCCGGACAGGGCAGCGGCAAGCTCTCGGTCCGCTTCCGCGACGCCAAGGGCTCCTGGCATGCCCGTCACGACCTGGAGCCCAGCGTCGACATGGTGCAAGGGCAAGCAGACTGGCAGCCCGTGATGATGACGGTCACGATCCCTGAGGGTGCCGCGGGCGCGGTCATCATGCTCGGTACGAGCGACCAGGCGGAAGGTTCGCGTATCCTCTTCGATGACGGGGCCTTCTACAAGCTGCCCTAGGACGGAGAGATCAGGCCCGCCTCTCGCAGTGCAAGTCTCCTTCCGACTCGAGGGCCGGGCCTTGCTGAGCATGGGCGAACTACCCTTAGCGATCTGCGTCCTGTTGCTGGTCTCCTTCCGGCTCCTGGAGTGGCGGCAGCTCCGAGGCAACCCTGCGGCCCTCCAGGGCTGGAAGACGGATCCCTCTGCCTATCTGGTCATGGTGCCGTGGGCGCTCACCATCGTGGGTTCGCTCGTCGAGTACGTCGGCCTGCACCGGCAGCCGACCCTCGTCGGTCTGGTCATCGGCACCCTCCTTGGCGTTCTGGGCGTCTCCGTCCGAATCAGTGGCCTCCGGAGCCTCGGCCGCCACTTCGTCGTCGCTGTGCAGGTTCCCGAGGACCACACGCTCGTGCAGGAGGGGCTGTACCGCCACCTTCGTCATCCCCTT from Armatimonadia bacterium harbors:
- a CDS encoding glycoside hydrolase domain-containing protein, whose product is MSPGDPKRTGFRLSTLLSRSWLALVLLCALCCADEPASLAPVAVCGRALAPPTIDGNLNEPAWRNAAMLAPFVLVATHELPTQATTCRVMRDATRIYLGFDCSEAKMPSLSMVTTERDDAHAWMDDCVHVFLAPLDPRHTYYHFVVTANNTVFDERALEDGQERQPWWNADVVTATRRGTDHWTCEMSILLEDLYEGQPPQDSWWFSASRAEHPHAEWSSWSLLNAGFHEFTNFGHLLWTDEPTVTSLELPAPFVGRNEYRISLGQASRSYITELQVIRDFQVFPKLPLRMTGGASASYGYDLQEEGDAAVRLIVRREDSHDLLYASPPVSFSVPRVRGLVEEMGARLASAAFTVSAAPDSPLRRQVTGEVSRLRDETRALGVAADKLARSARVPRDRWEELHRRAATLAPQARIAELRGLLVSRGAGSMPSFGLGVANSLQKLSPQDVGYSLSDELQLHSCRQERESGQVVVVSVGKPVKNARVQWTGLRGPGDARIDHDAIEIHRVGWVNTRQPLYQVERVGRWPDPLLPPEPFDVPAQEIQPLWVTVTVPADAVPGQYTGTLTVTAEGDAPQTVKLSLEVWDIQLPLHGKFRTGFGTVIRGDASQWYGLRGDPPEDFRHKFYSVLLRNRINPASLYIQEVWPLWSDFDWCYERGLNALSLGSLQVADTRRLMDMAEIAERLKQRNLLDMAYVYGYGDLSEEEVGLAREGFSKVRRALPGLRRASPVAPNKALWNYVNLWGTLTSEFDPVSAARRQRLGEDIWWYVCCGPRHPYANFFIDYPATDARTLFWAAYKYGISGFFYYEVAMWASNMLTQDIGDPSIVIHEDPAALEAIKDGHRWPDVPWNSYTFSRYNGDGLLIYPGPNETPLPSLRLEVIRDGIEDYELLALLEGLARKLKTLDPQGAHAYLVDEAMRLAAVSPQVVRDLTHFTSDPNVIAGERERVANQVLRLQRVVSQLEEERAQQP
- the rpsT gene encoding 30S ribosomal protein S20; amino-acid sequence: MPQLPSSRKALRQSLKRRDQNRAKKKAIKLASRAALDVAKAGSAEDLAAAMAAAQKAIDKAAKRNILHKGAAARRKSRLMKRAAALQATKG
- a CDS encoding macro domain-containing protein, with product MNKAVCAHQVGTRQIRLLQGDITLAETDAIVNAANSRLLHGGGVAAAIVRRGGYEIQRESEEIGFCAEGDAVVTGGGKLAARYVIHAVGPRGSDPQGDGKLASAVKSSLQRAEELALSSISIPAISSGIFGFPKERCAQILLATARAYLEQHEESSLELVDFVVYDDPTLGCFLREWERCGWSTSPGHSQ
- a CDS encoding DUF4838 domain-containing protein: MVRPILCATVLILSVSAFATPLTLARDGKPTATIVIPDKADAKIRAAALDLQHYVKALCDVELPLATDGKRVQGTGIYVGVCEPTSEGDLPDKTLNPETYAIRVHDGNLYLTGRQPSPVSFAVSSFLEDNLGVRWFAPGSLWEYVPQGKPGELRVEVKDLVSVPGTSPRIWSGHGWTEEWRAWDQRNKAVLSEIVPRRQFQNNLYRVFPPEKYATTHPEYYPLINGKRWIPGPDDRYWRPCESNPDVLRLTVEYACKWFDDNPTVDSFSLGMDDISHLCSCPNCRALDPRPDSYEKKEFSDRHYKFVNAVAREVAKTHPDRYIGTLIYAIARKPPETVDRLEDNVFGFITQTCGMWYLDGRQAEDEAVTREWARRCKHLSRYDYIGFGTMTPRVFPHMLDRAIKFDKSLGFEGMYTEVYDFLPNTAPMIWAMAKLEWDHTLNLDDLLQDFYTKMYGTAAPIMKQYFDLLERSYYTDRPGHGAWEHRKLSVQAVALSVEDLDEAFRLLQQATNASGDPDVQERIFQSRLGLQYGSYVIRAAALSKQALAAAVTDEKSAESALQFAERISQLSVEREKFWADMLKMDGLAGDSIRGLTGQGYLVGGQAPSLESGGTVAALKVLAWYSENAPERAAQIAQRISNLGGPVSDAVKSWVWAQQTKPQNLSPNGDFEDLGTNTQPAEQDWATEGAPKGWSTWSSLGDARFEILGGKGHQGSVGASIAGSKASACYLQTVPVKADERYLCVAWMKGDPAGAGQGSGKLSVRFRDAKGSWHARHDLEPSVDMVQGQADWQPVMMTVTIPEGAAGAVIMLGTSDQAEGSRILFDDGAFYKLP
- a CDS encoding isoprenylcysteine carboxylmethyltransferase family protein, translating into MGELPLAICVLLLVSFRLLEWRQLRGNPAALQGWKTDPSAYLVMVPWALTIVGSLVEYVGLHRQPTLVGLVIGTLLGVLGVSVRISGLRSLGRHFVVAVQVPEDHTLVQEGLYRHLRHPLYLGNLLLMFSLGLVLGVTYTWAAVALGVVGVVWRIRIEERLLLEKLPGYAEYRSHTAALIPGLW